A section of the Capra hircus breed San Clemente chromosome 23, ASM170441v1, whole genome shotgun sequence genome encodes:
- the LOC102190831 gene encoding galanin receptor type 3-like: MEANATSSAGLTATAEQPLRLVFAGVCGLILLVGLLANGLMLLVVGRGPGAPCPLLSLTNSLMVNITLSDLLFLACVVPVLLLSFLRRDWWLGPTVCTTSQAANSATMFCTFYSMVATALLRHVAVAWPDLALPSGPGARRLLCGAMWALGLMASLPTWLFQRAVVEEGAWACLLLLNPAQTSCYFTLLGALAFLPCVLGLGCSFGHMGWLLWTQPWGPVGESAREHQENTGLILVVLVVFVLMWGPCSVLGYVAAMGDLPATPVAYVASSLCTLLAYSNCAVSPVLCFYLSRPFRARLRGLFRRPLAARHPRAVGGAGVVMESVQPGHDGAPGSLWGLVGV, translated from the coding sequence ATGGAGGCCAACGCCACGTCCAGCGCTGGGCTCACGGCCACAGCCGAGCAACCGCTCCGACTCGTCTTTGCAGGGGTCTGCGGCCTCATCCTGCTGGTGGGGTTGCTGGCCAATGGGCTGATGCTGCTGGTGGTGGGTCGGGGCCCGGGCGCCCCCTGCCCGCTCCTCTCCTTGACCAATAGCCTCATGGTGAACATCACGCTGTCCGACCTGCTCTTCCTGGCCTGTGTGGTGCCGGTGCTCCTGCTGAGCTTCCTGCGGCGGGACTGGTGGCTGGGCCCCACCGTCTGCACCACCAGCCAGGCCGCCAACAGCGCCACCATGTTCTGCACCTTCTACAGCATGGTGGCCACGGCGCTCCTGCGCCACGTGGCTGTGGCCTGGCCTGACCTGGCCCTCCCGTCTGGCCCGGGTGCCCGCCGGCTGCTCTGTGGGGCCATGTGGGCCCTGGGCCTCATGGCCTCGCTCCCCACCTGGCTGTTCCAGCGAGCAGTTGTGGAGGAGGGGGCCTGGGCCTGCCTCTTGCTCCTGAACCCTGCTCAGACCTCCTGCTACTTCACGCTGCTGGGAGCGCTGGCCTTCCTGCCTTGCGTGCTGGGGCTGGGCTGCTCTTTCGGCCACATGGGCTGGCTCCTGTGGACGCAGCCCTGGGGCCCCGTGGGGGAGAGCGCCCGGGAGCATCAGGAGAACACCGGGCTCATCCTCGTAGTGCTGGTGGTCTTCGTGCTGATGTGGGGGCCCTGCTCTGTGCTGGGCTACGTGGCAGCCATGGGTGACCTGCCTGCCACGCCCGTGGCGTACGTGGCCTCCAGCCTCTGCACTCTCCTGGCCTACTCCAACTGTGCTGTCAGCCCCGTCCTCTGCTTCTACCTCTCTCGCCCCTTCCGGGCCAGGCTCAGGGGCCTCTTTCGCAGGCCGCTGGCAGCCAGGCATCCCAGGGCTGTGGGAGGAGCTGGCGTGGTGATGGAGAGTGTCCAGCCTGGACATGATGGGGCTCCGGGAAGCCTCTGGGGCCTGGTGGGGGTCTGA